The DNA region accgttttaagtttttggACGGATGAACCCACAATtcttatgagcgggtcaacccacaatccgactcaagtatccatttactctcaaatatatatccaaattaaccaccgttctcgacccgacaatccgaacactttaaaaattaagcatcattctatatataatgataaagaGTTAAAAAACAAACTCACACAAAGTTACTCGAGTTTTAATAAttgacttaaaatataaaaatatattgagttgaaaaaaaaaaataaaaaaataataataataataataataataataataatgtaaaaatttATCTAAGAACGCTTTGAgctggaaaataataataataataatggggAAGTAAAATACAATTGCTTAGAAAATGACGGTGGCGCTATTTTGATGTTTGGTCAGAGTAGTGGGGGGCAATCTTGGGAAATGGCTGGACTCAAACGGTGGTGGTGATCGGAGATTAGATACACGCGCCGGTGAGGGCCACATCGCGGCGAGTTTTCATGCAAAAGTCACTGCTTCACGCCACGCCTCTTCAACTTCGAACTCGCCATtcctttctttctctctctcttcatcTTGTACATTTCCATCAAAGACTTATTATtactctttctttctctctctctctcggtCTATAGATACATTTCTTCAAGCCACATTCGTGTGCCGAAATCTGGAGAAGAAGagaatatagagagagaaatcgCGGCGGAATATGGCTTCCGAACCAGCAATCGCGGCGGAAGGTCATGGAAACAGAATTCGGACTGCAAATCCAATCACCTATATTCTTCGTCAACAGCGACTTACATGTCTTCTCATCGGAGTAGCAATCGCCACGCTTGTCCTTAAAACAACAGGTCCACCGTCATCATCATCGACTCATCAATCTCATCATCTCGATGACTCCTATTCTTTTCAACCGACTCGATCGTCTCATCTTTCGCTACCTCGTCGTACTACTTACGAACTTCATCACGGATTTCAACGCGCTAATGCAGGTATcatctatctatatatctaaTATTGTTCAATCAGTTAAACATCGACTGTTGTTGAAGATGAGATCTACCGAAATCATAAACATGCAttggatatttatttatttaattattatttggattgtattgtGCGCTTCTGTTTAAATCATTCCTGGTTcatactatttatttaaatctggaTTATTAAACATATGCTAACATCTCCTTCAAATGCATAACCAATCGTATGAGGTTCTTCAATGAAAGTTCTTAAATACTACAGGAAATTAAAGAATTGAGAAGTCCTGATATATGCATACATGTTTTGTGATTAATAGTCCTGTGGAGAATAGTAATCTGTCTTCTGTACTTTAGGTTGAGCTTAGTATTGTGCCTTTTACAGTATCCAGTCTACCTTAAGTTGCCTTTAGTTGCAGAAACTGTGATTACTGTATCATTTATTATCCTGGTATGATGTTTTCTGGTCAGAGATGTTGTGATTCAGTTGAGTATTCATGATTAGGTGGAAAAATACCACTTGGATTGAAGAGGAAGGTGATGAGAATACTAGTAACAGGTGGAGCTGGATTTGTTGGGAGTCATCTAGTGGACCGTCTAATGGAAAGGGGTGATAATGTGATTGTAGTTGATAATTTCTTCACTGGAAGAAAGGAAAACGTGATGCACCATTTTCGAAACCCTAGGTTTGAGCTCATCCGACACGATGTTGTTGAACCTATCCTGCTTGAGGTGGATCAAATCTACCATCTAGCTTGCCCTGCATCCCCGGTTCATTACAAGTTCAATCCTGTCAAGACCATCATATCCTTTTTTAAAGCTTCCCTTATTATTCTATTTGATTTTTATGGTATACATGCTCCTTTTTTTATGGGGTTACAAACCACATATGTTGACAAGAAATGGCATGACAGGAGTTATAAATCCTTAAAATTCACATCTAATCTTGCTAAACATCTATCAgttacattattatataataatcatgtttgattgtttgttgcATTTGAATCCTTAATTCAATATGATTGATTACAAAACAAATGTGGTGGGGACATTGAACATGTTGGGGCTGGCAAAAAGAGTTGGTGCACGGTTCTTGTTAACTAGCACCAGTGAGGTGTATGGTGATCCCTTGCAACATCCACAAACAGAGACCTATTGGGGAAATGTGAACCCCATTGGTGAGTCAATTTAACCTCCCTCTTGATTTACTATATGTGCCAGTTTTCATTGCCAATACTATAGGAATAATCTTTCCAACTCCAATTTCATGAACAAATTTTTGCTATGCTATGGAatgatataattttgtttttatatataattatatattaatgttgaaTAGTTATTGTCTATAGATAAAAGTAGCAACAGTAATTTCTAAAACCATTTTCTCCAATGTTATCATATTTTGTTCTTCCACAGGCtaaagtttatttaatgatCTGTTAAGTCGAAATGAATGATTGGCAAATGGGGACCAACTTTCATTTTCTCCAATGTTATGATATTTTGTTCTTCCAAGCtaaagtttatttaatgatCTGTTAAGTCGAAATGAATGATTGGCAAATGGGGGGACCAACTTTTGGAGTTTGATGTCTCATTGATCACAAAAATTTCATTTCTtcaaaaatcacaaaaaaaattaaaaaaactttttggtaattttttttcactgaAATATGATctaaaaatttgtttttctatatataatttttttacctaCAAAGTTTCATATGACAAAGATATTAGTTTTTTTCCTGTGATTGTGATGTTTTGTGGGTTTGGGACCTAGGTGTGCGGAGCTGCTATGATGAAGGAAAAAGAACTGCAGAAACCTTGACCATGGACTATCATAGAGGACATGGAATTGAGGTCTCAAATCCTATCCATTCATATTTTATGTGGCATCTGATTTTGTGggcattaatttttatatacaaataatgtaGTCTGagttttatattgaaataactTGTGAAATTTTAGGGCTTGTTCAAtcatgagttatttgaatagcCAGTTGGTTATTTCACAATAATCCTTGTTTGATATAATTAgttaatgaaaaatgaattacttaaataaaaatacactgcatgcataataataaaaatattatttttcaatagaaGATACTTTTAGTTGATGATAATTaactgaaaataatattaaaaataaaccagTCAAGCTAAAATTTAGAGAGTGACAATTTAGTTtactattcttataaaatatcttaGTACGGCTGAATGAATATGAACAACTGGTGCTGTCATGTCATGCCATGCCATGccaatgaaaaattaattagctTACCAAACTTCTAAACAAGAGACAGATACCTAAAGTGTGTCTATAGTTTCATTGATTAATctgattaatgtttttttaaaattgataaagagAGCATTTCTTTTCCCTTTCTATTTAACAAAGATAGCCATTTAGGGTAAATCTGGATAAGATGTTTTGGTGCAACCAAAAAGTAATAACCTAGTTAAAAAGCAGTTAGAATTAGACAGTTCAAAATT from Impatiens glandulifera chromosome 5, dImpGla2.1, whole genome shotgun sequence includes:
- the LOC124939976 gene encoding UDP-glucuronic acid decarboxylase 4-like encodes the protein MASEPAIAAEGHGNRIRTANPITYILRQQRLTCLLIGVAIATLVLKTTGPPSSSSTHQSHHLDDSYSFQPTRSSHLSLPRRTTYELHHGFQRANAGGKIPLGLKRKVMRILVTGGAGFVGSHLVDRLMERGDNVIVVDNFFTGRKENVMHHFRNPRFELIRHDVVEPILLEVDQIYHLACPASPVHYKFNPVKTIKTNVVGTLNMLGLAKRVGARFLLTSTSEVYGDPLQHPQTETYWGNVNPIGVRSCYDEGKRTAETLTMDYHRGHGIEVRIARIFNTYGPRMCIDDGRVVSNFVAQALRKEPLTVYGDGQQTRSFQYVSDLVEGLMRLMEGEHVGPFNLGNPGEFTMIELAKVVQETIDPNAKIEFRPNTEDDPHKRKPDITRAKKLLGWEPNVPLRDGLPLMVSDFQKRIFGDDQKQGHDHIVTTSSSSSSN